A single Brevundimonas sp. SL130 DNA region contains:
- a CDS encoding YdcH family protein produces MTIEARIRELGNRHRTLDQTIQKELTRPSVDTLQVRELKQKKLRLKEQITSLEARAH; encoded by the coding sequence ATGACCATCGAGGCTCGTATTCGCGAACTGGGTAATCGTCATCGCACCCTGGATCAGACGATTCAGAAGGAGCTCACCCGTCCGTCCGTGGACACGTTGCAGGTCAGGGAGCTGAAGCAGAAGAAGCTTCGGCTGAAGGAACAGATCACCAGTCTGGAGGCGCGGGCCCACTAA
- a CDS encoding DUF1013 domain-containing protein: MSDILMPKATAVWLVDNTSLSFEQIADFCGLHPLEVRGIADGDVARDIRGVDPVTGGQLTREELDKAQANENYRLKAIVSRHAELMKSAKPAPKYTPVSRRQDRPDAIAWFVRNHPEVTDAQIAKMLGTTKSTIESVRNRTHWNSANIKPVDPVTLGLVGQLALDEIVKKAADKKTKDDLKKGGGVLQPVEEVEAEPEFVPEARQRPTAEPTAASVFGTKD, translated from the coding sequence ATGAGCGACATTCTGATGCCGAAGGCCACTGCGGTCTGGCTGGTCGACAACACCTCTCTGAGCTTCGAGCAGATCGCCGACTTCTGCGGCCTGCATCCGCTGGAAGTGCGCGGCATCGCCGACGGCGACGTGGCCCGCGACATCCGCGGCGTCGATCCCGTCACCGGCGGCCAACTGACGCGCGAAGAACTGGACAAGGCCCAGGCCAACGAGAACTATCGCCTGAAGGCCATCGTCAGCCGCCACGCCGAACTGATGAAGTCGGCCAAGCCCGCGCCGAAATACACCCCGGTCTCGCGTCGCCAGGACCGCCCGGACGCCATCGCCTGGTTTGTGCGCAATCACCCCGAGGTGACCGACGCCCAAATCGCCAAGATGCTGGGCACCACCAAGTCCACCATCGAGAGCGTGCGCAACCGCACCCACTGGAACAGCGCCAACATCAAGCCGGTCGATCCCGTGACCCTGGGCCTGGTCGGTCAGCTGGCGCTGGACGAGATCGTCAAGAAGGCCGCCGACAAGAAGACCAAGGACGACCTGAAGAAGGGCGGCGGCGTGCTGCAACCCGTCGAGGAGGTCGAGGCCGAACCCGAGTTCGTGCCGGAAGCCCGCCAGCGCCCGACCGCCGAGCCGACGGCCGCTTCGGTGTTCGGCACCAAGGACTGA
- a CDS encoding beta/gamma crystallin-related protein: protein MSILLGAAMAAALASGQDITAQRVAPRGSYVQSCSESYVHQGRLYADCRDRSRQVRGTSIALAQCSNADIANDDGLLVCGRVRGDYEDRGNGRPGNGNGNGGGGRSSIVVYDDSNYRGASREFTSEDRNLGNTPFNDRISSIRVRGRWEICTDAQFGGRCRIIDGDVRNLNSTGFNDSISSIRPVRGGGRY, encoded by the coding sequence ATGTCCATTCTGCTTGGGGCCGCCATGGCCGCAGCCCTGGCTTCGGGCCAGGACATCACCGCTCAGCGTGTCGCGCCGCGTGGCAGCTACGTTCAGAGCTGTTCTGAGTCCTACGTCCACCAGGGGCGTCTCTACGCCGACTGTCGCGATCGCAGCCGCCAAGTGCGCGGCACCTCCATTGCGCTGGCGCAGTGCAGCAACGCCGACATCGCTAACGACGACGGCCTGCTGGTCTGCGGACGCGTTCGTGGGGATTACGAAGACCGCGGAAACGGACGTCCCGGCAACGGAAATGGCAACGGCGGCGGCGGTCGATCCTCGATCGTGGTCTACGACGACTCCAACTATCGCGGCGCCTCGCGCGAGTTCACCAGCGAGGATCGCAATCTGGGCAACACCCCCTTCAACGACCGGATCAGTTCGATCCGCGTGCGTGGGCGTTGGGAGATCTGCACCGACGCCCAGTTCGGTGGTCGCTGCCGCATCATCGACGGCGATGTGCGCAACCTGAACAGCACGGGCTTCAACGACAGCATATCGTCGATCCGTCCCGTGCGCGGCGGCGGCCGCTACTAG
- a CDS encoding NAD(P)H-quinone oxidoreductase, with translation MRVIEIEGGSGPAEALRIAERPDPAAGDGQVTIRVHAAGINRPDLLQRNGGYPPPPGASDILGLEVAGEIETVGQGVERWAVGDRVCALLGGGGYAERVVVDARHVLPIPDGLDYAQAAVLPETVFTVFANAFEAGGLKPGETLLIHGATSGIGVTAIQMAKAAGARVIATSRGADKAAAAKALGADISLDAKTDDLAAAIAEAGGADVLLDMVGRDYAELNLKALKPGGRWVVIASLSGSKVEVDLMRIMLKRLVLTGSTLRSRPADEKARLTAAVEATVWPWVVSSAVRPPVQATFPLEHAADAHRALEAGDHVGKFVLTA, from the coding sequence ATGCGGGTCATCGAGATCGAGGGCGGTTCAGGACCGGCCGAGGCGCTGCGGATCGCAGAACGGCCCGACCCCGCAGCCGGCGACGGCCAGGTGACGATTCGGGTACACGCGGCGGGGATCAACCGGCCCGACCTGTTGCAGCGAAACGGGGGATACCCCCCGCCGCCGGGGGCTTCGGACATCCTGGGGCTGGAAGTCGCCGGCGAGATCGAGACGGTGGGCCAAGGCGTGGAGCGCTGGGCCGTCGGCGACCGGGTCTGCGCCCTGCTGGGCGGGGGCGGTTATGCCGAGCGGGTCGTGGTGGACGCCCGGCATGTGCTGCCGATCCCAGACGGTCTGGACTATGCCCAGGCGGCGGTCCTGCCCGAGACGGTCTTCACCGTCTTCGCCAATGCGTTCGAGGCCGGTGGGTTGAAGCCCGGTGAGACGCTTCTGATCCATGGGGCGACCAGCGGCATCGGGGTGACCGCGATCCAGATGGCCAAGGCCGCAGGCGCCAGGGTGATCGCCACCTCGCGCGGGGCCGACAAGGCCGCGGCGGCCAAGGCCTTGGGCGCCGACATCAGCCTGGACGCCAAGACCGACGACCTGGCCGCCGCCATCGCCGAGGCGGGCGGCGCCGACGTGCTGCTGGACATGGTGGGCCGCGACTATGCCGAGCTGAACCTGAAGGCGCTGAAGCCCGGCGGGCGTTGGGTGGTCATCGCCTCGCTGTCGGGATCGAAGGTCGAAGTCGACCTGATGCGGATCATGCTGAAACGACTGGTGCTGACGGGATCGACCTTGCGCAGCCGCCCGGCGGACGAGAAGGCCCGGTTGACCGCCGCCGTGGAGGCGACGGTCTGGCCCTGGGTCGTATCGAGCGCGGTCAGACCGCCGGTGCAGGCGACCTTCCCGCTGGAACACGCCGCCGACGCCCATCGCGCGCTGGAGGCGGGCGACCACGTCGGCAAGTTCGTGCTGACGGCCTAG
- a CDS encoding DUF1192 domain-containing protein: protein MFEDLEPRSRRGDALTALGREDLDAYSIEDLQERIQALDDEIGRARAAIDAKTAKKSAADALFNFRS from the coding sequence ATGTTCGAGGATCTCGAGCCCCGCTCCCGGCGCGGAGACGCCCTGACCGCCCTGGGCCGCGAGGATCTGGACGCCTATTCCATCGAAGATCTGCAAGAGCGGATCCAGGCTCTGGACGACGAGATCGGCCGCGCCCGCGCCGCCATCGACGCCAAGACCGCCAAGAAGAGCGCGGCGGACGCCCTGTTCAACTTCCGCTCATGA
- a CDS encoding DUF1465 family protein, with amino-acid sequence MTLSDNQSTGSTADRARVVRDFSRSELFDRTFREGMELVEETAAYLDGEGRRDSKMLSRSAALAYAAESMKLTTRLMQIASWLLVQRAVREDDMTPETACEPRYRLNDRKIESEPSHAELPIALVEYLVRSEKLFDRTLYLDRRMYLDAQEEQPQNAVLSQHGLLEAAFKI; translated from the coding sequence ATGACCCTGAGCGACAACCAGAGTACGGGCTCCACAGCAGACCGGGCCCGTGTCGTTCGGGACTTTTCCCGTTCGGAGCTGTTCGACCGCACCTTCCGCGAGGGCATGGAACTGGTCGAGGAGACGGCCGCCTACCTGGACGGCGAGGGACGTCGGGATTCCAAGATGTTGTCGCGCAGCGCGGCCCTGGCCTATGCGGCCGAGAGCATGAAGCTGACGACGCGCCTGATGCAGATCGCGTCCTGGCTTCTGGTCCAGCGGGCCGTGCGCGAGGACGACATGACGCCTGAAACCGCCTGCGAGCCGCGCTATCGCCTGAACGACCGCAAGATCGAGAGCGAGCCCAGCCACGCCGAACTGCCCATCGCCCTGGTCGAATATCTGGTCCGTTCCGAGAAACTGTTCGACCGCACCCTGTACCTGGACCGGCGCATGTACCTGGACGCCCAGGAAGAGCAGCCTCAAAACGCGGTGCTCAGCCAGCACGGCCTGCTGGAAGCCGCCTTCAAGATCTGA
- a CDS encoding L,D-transpeptidase family protein: MTLASTARAQSVTVQRGPQATAFYNSFNDQISRLPETQQADVRAFYEMNGWRPVWNSERMRALNAVAGRAERHGLAAGDYFDFVGLAADPASSDLRTTAAALAYGRILAEGKVRPETVEDLWEMQKNRADLPSGMSDALARNVLLDWFEGLAPTDIGYQNLSAGYVRYRRLAAQGGWPAFIAGPTIEPNMSDRRLPALIDRLTAEGDLTAADGARLKAQGLTYGAELQRAVQGFQVRHGLGADGRIGTGTQRSLGASAEDRARQIALNLERRRWLKRDVAPERIEVNTAAAIMVYWKDGKPVHSNRVVVGSAENQTPSLEKPFASVVANPPWYVPAGIARREILPKGPDYLAANDMFVRDGTVIQRAGPKSALGYVKFELRDSYAIFLHDTPSKAAFNLSMRQRSHGCVRVQNAVEFARLLLSPDPVKLAEFDTAQDSRETTRVTTGREITVRLLYWTAFVDGQGRVAFREDVYGRDDKLAQALGIAVSLPKPVDDGRRDANDVGP; the protein is encoded by the coding sequence ATGACCCTCGCCTCAACAGCGCGCGCTCAGTCGGTGACCGTCCAGCGCGGGCCGCAGGCGACCGCCTTCTACAACAGCTTCAACGACCAGATTTCACGCCTGCCCGAGACGCAACAGGCCGACGTCCGCGCCTTTTATGAAATGAACGGCTGGCGGCCGGTGTGGAACAGCGAACGGATGCGCGCGCTGAACGCCGTGGCCGGTCGCGCCGAGCGGCATGGCCTGGCGGCGGGCGATTATTTCGACTTTGTCGGACTGGCCGCCGATCCCGCCTCTTCGGACCTGCGCACCACCGCCGCCGCCCTGGCCTATGGGCGGATCCTGGCCGAGGGCAAGGTCCGCCCCGAGACGGTCGAAGACCTGTGGGAGATGCAGAAAAACCGCGCCGACCTGCCGAGCGGCATGAGCGACGCCCTGGCGCGCAATGTCCTGCTGGACTGGTTCGAGGGTCTGGCCCCGACCGACATCGGCTATCAGAACCTGTCGGCCGGCTATGTCCGCTATCGTCGCCTGGCCGCCCAGGGCGGCTGGCCGGCCTTTATCGCCGGACCGACTATCGAACCGAACATGAGCGATCGCCGCCTCCCGGCGCTGATCGACCGGCTGACGGCGGAAGGCGACCTGACGGCGGCGGACGGCGCGCGGCTGAAGGCCCAGGGCCTGACCTATGGGGCGGAACTGCAACGGGCGGTCCAGGGCTTCCAGGTCCGGCACGGCCTGGGCGCGGACGGCCGGATCGGGACGGGCACCCAGCGCTCGCTGGGCGCCTCGGCCGAGGATCGTGCGCGCCAGATCGCGCTGAACCTGGAACGCCGCCGCTGGCTGAAGCGCGACGTCGCGCCGGAGCGGATCGAGGTCAACACCGCCGCCGCCATCATGGTCTATTGGAAGGACGGCAAGCCGGTCCACTCCAACCGCGTCGTGGTGGGATCGGCCGAGAACCAGACCCCCAGTCTGGAGAAGCCCTTCGCCTCGGTCGTCGCCAATCCGCCCTGGTATGTGCCGGCCGGGATCGCACGCCGCGAGATCCTGCCGAAGGGACCGGACTATCTGGCCGCCAACGACATGTTCGTGCGGGACGGAACCGTCATTCAACGCGCGGGGCCCAAGTCGGCCCTGGGCTATGTGAAGTTCGAGCTGCGCGACAGCTACGCCATCTTCCTGCACGACACCCCGTCGAAGGCCGCCTTCAATCTGTCGATGCGCCAGCGCAGCCACGGCTGCGTGCGGGTGCAGAACGCGGTCGAGTTCGCCCGGCTGTTGCTGTCGCCCGATCCGGTCAAGCTGGCCGAGTTCGACACGGCCCAGGACAGCCGCGAGACCACGCGGGTGACGACGGGCCGCGAGATCACCGTGCGGCTGCTGTACTGGACGGCCTTCGTCGACGGTCAGGGCCGGGTGGCCTTCCGTGAGGACGTCTATGGCCGCGACGACAAGCTGGCCCAGGCCCTGGGCATCGCCGTCAGCCTGCCCAAGCCGGTGGACGACGGCCGTCGCGACGCCAACGACGTCGGGCCGTAG
- the rpmE gene encoding 50S ribosomal protein L31 — MKADTHPDYHFINVVMTDGTSYQTRSTYGKEGDTLNLDIDPSTHPAWTGGNAHLLDRGGRVSRFNNKFAGFIKK; from the coding sequence ATGAAAGCGGATACGCACCCCGACTATCACTTCATCAATGTGGTGATGACCGACGGCACTTCCTACCAGACCCGTTCGACCTACGGTAAGGAAGGCGACACCCTGAACCTGGACATCGATCCGTCGACCCACCCGGCCTGGACCGGCGGCAACGCCCACCTGCTGGACCGCGGCGGCCGCGTTTCGCGCTTCAACAACAAGTTCGCCGGCTTCATCAAGAAGTAA
- a CDS encoding ABC transporter transmembrane domain-containing protein, translating into MTDQTAASARSASLPAGRASGVETVQGRPSAGALLAEQMNEAGEKRAKRRDIRPLARLIPYALRHKGHALMAVFWLLLSTTASLGLTVLARGAIDHGFEAGGANLNLWFLLLGANALFLGLATAARYFYVTRTGERVIADVRKGLFGRILTLDPSFYAQMRTGEVLSRLTTDIALVETLMTTSVSYALRNFLTLIGGVALLFFVSPKLTGFVLLIVPFLLGPIFIFGRKVRKLTVASQDRFANAVGFAGESVDAIETVQAFGRERSAIARFGAAVEDAFSASLTRMRARAWMTALIIIVMFGGVTLVLWLGAQDVVAGVMTPGALLQFVLLSVFAAGAVGALGESWGDVQKAAGAMERIEELMRATPDIAPPAQPTALPSPPRGEVSMSAVGFSYPGRPDLPALKGFSLTVRPGETVALVGPSGAGKSTVFRLLLRFYDPQTGVVSVDGVDVRQADPVAVRDRFAWVSQETPLFSGSALENIRFGRETATLDEARAVAEKAQALGFIDALPEGFDTPLGERGKSLSGGQRQRLAIARALVRDAPILLLDEATSALDAESERLVQIALDQAMQERTTLVIAHRLATVLRADRIVVMDDGRVVEEGTHDQLVAKGGLYARLAELQFRAG; encoded by the coding sequence ATGACCGATCAAACCGCCGCATCCGCCCGCTCCGCCAGCCTTCCTGCGGGGCGCGCCTCCGGCGTGGAAACGGTTCAGGGCCGCCCCAGCGCCGGCGCCCTTCTCGCCGAACAGATGAACGAGGCGGGCGAGAAACGCGCCAAACGCCGCGACATCCGCCCGCTGGCCCGGCTGATTCCCTATGCCCTACGGCACAAGGGCCACGCCCTTATGGCGGTCTTCTGGCTGCTGCTGTCCACCACCGCGTCGCTCGGGCTGACGGTCCTTGCGCGCGGAGCCATCGATCACGGCTTCGAGGCTGGCGGCGCCAATCTGAACCTGTGGTTCCTGTTGCTGGGCGCCAACGCCCTGTTCCTGGGCCTGGCCACCGCCGCCCGCTATTTCTACGTCACCCGCACGGGCGAGCGCGTCATCGCCGATGTCCGCAAGGGCCTGTTCGGCCGTATCCTGACCCTGGACCCGTCCTTCTACGCCCAGATGCGCACCGGCGAGGTGCTGTCGCGGTTGACCACGGACATCGCCCTGGTCGAGACCCTGATGACCACCTCGGTCTCCTATGCGCTGCGGAACTTCCTGACCCTGATCGGCGGGGTCGCCCTGCTGTTCTTCGTCAGTCCGAAACTGACCGGCTTCGTCCTGCTGATCGTGCCCTTCCTGCTGGGCCCGATCTTCATCTTTGGTCGCAAGGTCCGCAAACTGACCGTCGCTTCTCAGGACCGGTTCGCCAACGCCGTCGGCTTCGCCGGCGAGAGTGTGGACGCTATCGAGACGGTTCAGGCCTTCGGCCGTGAACGCAGCGCCATCGCCCGTTTCGGTGCGGCGGTCGAGGACGCCTTCTCCGCCTCGCTGACCCGTATGCGGGCGCGGGCCTGGATGACCGCCCTGATCATCATCGTCATGTTCGGCGGCGTCACCCTGGTGCTGTGGCTGGGGGCCCAGGACGTGGTGGCGGGCGTCATGACGCCGGGCGCGCTTCTCCAGTTTGTCCTTCTGTCGGTCTTCGCCGCCGGCGCCGTCGGCGCCCTGGGCGAAAGCTGGGGCGATGTGCAAAAGGCCGCCGGCGCCATGGAGCGGATTGAGGAGCTTATGCGGGCCACCCCCGACATCGCCCCCCCGGCTCAGCCCACGGCCCTTCCGTCGCCGCCGCGCGGCGAAGTGTCGATGTCGGCCGTCGGCTTCTCCTATCCCGGACGTCCCGATCTTCCGGCCCTGAAGGGGTTCAGCCTGACCGTGCGGCCGGGCGAGACCGTGGCCCTGGTCGGTCCCTCGGGCGCCGGCAAGTCGACTGTCTTCCGCCTGTTGCTGCGCTTCTATGATCCCCAGACCGGCGTGGTCTCGGTCGACGGCGTCGATGTGCGTCAGGCCGATCCCGTCGCCGTGCGCGACCGGTTCGCCTGGGTGTCGCAGGAGACGCCGCTGTTCTCGGGCTCGGCCCTGGAGAACATCCGCTTCGGCCGCGAGACCGCCACCCTGGACGAGGCGCGCGCCGTCGCCGAAAAGGCCCAGGCCCTGGGCTTCATCGACGCCCTGCCGGAAGGCTTCGACACCCCGTTGGGCGAACGCGGCAAGAGCCTCTCGGGCGGTCAGCGCCAGCGTCTGGCCATCGCCCGCGCCCTGGTCCGCGACGCCCCCATCCTGCTGCTGGACGAGGCCACCAGCGCCCTGGACGCCGAAAGCGAACGTCTGGTCCAGATCGCCCTCGACCAGGCCATGCAAGAACGCACCACCCTGGTCATCGCCCACCGCCTGGCTACGGTCCTGCGCGCCGACCGCATCGTCGTCATGGACGACGGCCGCGTGGTGGAGGAGGGGACGCACGACCAACTGGTGGCCAAGGGCGGGCTCTATGCGCGTCTGGCCGAGTTGCAGTTCCGGGCGGGTTGA